From the Arthrobacter sp. PM3 genome, one window contains:
- a CDS encoding glutathione peroxidase, with the protein MAALHSIPLTLIDGTETDFGRFKGEVVLVVNVASQCGFTPQYAGLEALHTKFRDQGFQVLGVPCNQFAGQEPGADVEIAEFCQRNFGVTFPLTAKANVRGRNQHPLYAELTKFRNGMLPGLVKWNFEKFLVNRDGAVIARFSPTVAPDAPEIIEAVQAALS; encoded by the coding sequence ATGGCCGCCCTGCACTCCATCCCCCTGACGCTCATTGACGGCACCGAAACCGACTTCGGCCGCTTCAAGGGGGAGGTGGTCCTGGTGGTGAACGTGGCATCACAATGCGGGTTTACGCCCCAGTACGCGGGGCTCGAGGCGCTGCACACCAAATTCCGGGACCAGGGATTCCAGGTCCTCGGCGTGCCGTGCAACCAGTTCGCGGGCCAGGAGCCCGGGGCCGACGTCGAGATTGCCGAATTCTGCCAGCGCAACTTCGGCGTCACGTTCCCGCTGACCGCCAAGGCCAACGTCCGGGGCAGGAACCAGCACCCGCTCTATGCCGAGCTCACCAAATTCAGGAACGGCATGCTGCCGGGCCTGGTGAAGTGGAACTTTGAGAAGTTCCTCGTGAACCGCGACGGCGCGGTCATCGCCAGGTTTTCCCCGACCGTGGCGCCGGACGCCCCGGAGATCATTGAGGCTGTCCAGGCCGCCCTGTCATGA